One segment of Pseudanabaena sp. FACHB-2040 DNA contains the following:
- a CDS encoding UPF0182 family protein produces MKYSPSRPIQLRKYIPLVLVLAFVLAFTGTLVRLLTDSWWFASVGFEQVFWTRVGWQVGIWAVTFTVYTAFLWGNYLLAQRITHDHPYVYLEKYVEQGNPTVLRGLPRYGAIALILLLAISAALRSAAAWETVLKFFNPVPFNTADPIFQRDISFFVFRLPFLHDLQDGLLGLLVWSAFLALGVYVLKGEIRPERGWKYFLTGEAKTHLCLLLAGVALLFGAGFWLARFDLLYSPTGVVFGAGYTDVHARLQAYWMMGFVTLAVAVLFVLSLWRSGFSLPSFAIVIYLAVLILVNGLYPLVQQTVVVGPNELEKERPYIAYNIEYTRRAYNLQQVQVEPFPAEEMLDREILQGSQPTLQNIRLWDNEPLLSTYRQIQEIRLYYRFSDVDVDRYRLRNDYRQVMLAARELAYSQVPEEAQTWVNQRLKFTHGFGLAMSPVNQVTPDGLPELWIKNVPPVTSVDLEIDQPRIYYGEENDHYIFTGTSTDEFDYPLDDENASFRYSGVGGVPIGSLLQRLTYAYDLVNLQLIFSNYFTPETRIHYYRTIKDRVRQVAPFLTFDSDPYIALIDGRLQWIVDAYTVSDRYPYSEPLSRSPEAEVVLQSSTLSDLVRRDTNYLRNSVKVVVDAYDGTLRFFAIDEQDPVLASYRRMFPSLFEPAAAIPATIRDHLRYPPDLFTAQAQVYRTYHMANPEVFYNREDLWRFPNQVYEGNQVMMQPYYLIMRLPDFNQEEFVQIMPFTPANRDNMVSWMAGRSDGENYGKLLLYDFPRQELVYGPSQIEARIDQTPEISEQVSLWSQQGSRVIRGDLRVIPIGTSLLYVEPLYLRAEQGELPELRRVILAYGDRIVMRETLEDALNAIFGEGVGNVVADSSPPETSPTGPSLPDNYSALIQSALEAYQNSEEALQEGNWQAYGESQRQLGEILQQLQQP; encoded by the coding sequence GTGAAATATTCCCCCTCTCGCCCCATTCAACTTCGTAAATACATTCCCTTGGTGCTGGTGCTGGCCTTTGTGCTGGCGTTTACAGGAACGCTGGTGCGATTGCTGACCGACTCTTGGTGGTTCGCCTCGGTTGGCTTTGAGCAGGTCTTTTGGACCCGAGTGGGCTGGCAGGTAGGAATTTGGGCTGTCACGTTCACGGTGTATACGGCATTTCTGTGGGGCAACTACCTGTTAGCCCAACGGATTACCCATGACCACCCCTATGTTTATTTAGAAAAGTACGTTGAGCAAGGCAACCCGACCGTATTGCGAGGGCTGCCCCGCTATGGTGCGATCGCACTCATTCTGCTTCTGGCTATCAGTGCTGCCTTACGCAGCGCCGCTGCCTGGGAGACAGTACTCAAGTTTTTTAACCCTGTCCCGTTTAATACTGCCGATCCTATCTTTCAACGTGACATCAGCTTTTTTGTGTTTCGGCTGCCCTTTCTCCACGACCTACAAGACGGCTTGCTGGGGCTGCTAGTCTGGAGCGCGTTTCTGGCCCTGGGTGTCTATGTGCTCAAAGGCGAGATTCGACCAGAGCGGGGTTGGAAATATTTTTTAACCGGAGAGGCCAAAACCCATCTGTGCCTCCTACTAGCGGGTGTGGCATTACTGTTTGGAGCCGGCTTTTGGCTGGCCCGCTTTGACTTGCTGTATTCACCTACAGGCGTAGTATTTGGGGCTGGATACACCGACGTTCATGCTCGTCTGCAGGCCTACTGGATGATGGGCTTTGTCACACTAGCGGTGGCAGTGCTATTTGTCCTATCGCTCTGGCGTAGCGGCTTTTCTCTGCCCAGCTTTGCCATTGTGATTTACCTAGCAGTGTTGATTCTAGTCAACGGGCTCTATCCACTGGTGCAGCAAACCGTGGTAGTCGGCCCCAACGAACTAGAGAAAGAGCGGCCCTACATTGCCTACAACATTGAATACACCCGACGGGCTTACAACCTACAGCAAGTCCAGGTCGAACCCTTTCCAGCAGAAGAAATGCTCGACCGCGAGATCCTGCAGGGCAGCCAACCGACGCTGCAAAACATTCGCCTATGGGACAACGAACCGCTACTCAGCACCTATCGCCAAATTCAAGAAATCCGCCTTTACTACCGCTTTTCAGACGTTGACGTTGATCGCTATCGCCTCAGGAACGACTACCGACAGGTCATGTTGGCTGCCCGAGAACTGGCCTACAGCCAGGTACCTGAGGAGGCGCAAACCTGGGTCAATCAGCGGCTCAAGTTTACCCACGGCTTTGGCCTAGCCATGAGTCCTGTAAACCAGGTAACGCCCGATGGTCTGCCAGAACTGTGGATTAAAAACGTCCCCCCAGTGACTTCGGTCGATCTAGAGATTGATCAGCCTCGCATTTACTACGGTGAAGAGAATGACCACTATATCTTTACCGGCACCAGTACTGACGAATTTGACTATCCTCTAGACGACGAAAATGCCTCCTTCCGCTATAGCGGTGTGGGCGGTGTACCCATTGGTAGCCTGCTGCAGCGACTGACCTACGCCTACGACCTGGTTAACCTGCAGCTAATTTTTTCTAACTACTTCACGCCAGAGACGCGCATTCACTACTACCGCACGATTAAGGATCGGGTGCGTCAGGTCGCGCCCTTTCTCACCTTCGACAGCGATCCCTACATTGCCCTGATCGACGGTCGCCTGCAGTGGATCGTCGATGCCTACACGGTCAGCGATCGCTACCCTTACTCCGAACCTTTGAGCCGCAGCCCTGAGGCGGAGGTGGTTTTGCAGAGCAGTACCCTAAGTGATCTGGTGCGGCGAGACACTAACTACCTGCGCAACTCGGTCAAAGTTGTAGTCGATGCCTACGATGGCACCCTGCGCTTTTTTGCCATTGATGAACAAGATCCAGTGCTGGCCAGCTACCGCCGCATGTTTCCCAGCCTGTTTGAACCGGCAGCAGCAATTCCTGCCACTATCCGCGACCATCTGCGCTATCCCCCAGACCTCTTTACAGCCCAGGCTCAGGTCTACCGAACCTACCACATGGCCAACCCCGAGGTGTTTTACAACCGAGAAGATCTCTGGCGCTTTCCTAATCAGGTCTATGAGGGCAACCAGGTGATGATGCAGCCCTACTACCTGATCATGCGGCTGCCCGATTTCAACCAGGAAGAGTTTGTCCAGATCATGCCATTTACCCCAGCCAATCGAGACAACATGGTGTCTTGGATGGCGGGCCGCTCTGATGGTGAAAACTACGGCAAGCTACTGCTCTACGATTTTCCCCGGCAGGAACTGGTGTACGGCCCCAGCCAGATCGAAGCGCGAATCGATCAAACCCCAGAAATTTCAGAGCAGGTCTCGCTCTGGAGCCAGCAAGGATCGCGGGTGATCCGGGGAGACCTGCGGGTGATTCCCATTGGTACGTCGCTGCTCTACGTCGAACCGCTCTACTTGCGCGCCGAACAGGGTGAGTTGCCAGAGCTGCGGCGAGTGATTTTGGCCTACGGCGATCGCATTGTCATGCGCGAAACGCTGGAGGACGCCTTAAACGCGATTTTTGGTGAGGGCGTCGGCAACGTGGTGGCTGACTCTTCCCCGCCAGAGACTTCACCCACCGGTCCCTCTTTACCTGACAACTACTCGGCCCTGATTCAGTCAGCCCTAGAGGCTTACCAGAATAGTGAGGAAGCCCTACAGGAGGGCAACTGGCAGGCCTACGGCGAGAGCCAGCGGCAGCTAGGGGAGATCTTGCAGCAGCTGCAGCAACCGTAA
- a CDS encoding response regulator transcription factor: MPLTILVAEDDEGTRLSISDYLELEGYSVLLATDGEDAFRQIFAYQPHLLITDITMPHVDGYELVQRVRQHPAWRLLPVIFLSAHTETENRIKGYQMGCDAYLPKPFELDEIGAVVRNLLERSQLIQAAWINQVALQTAQDRAMALEKAKLGKRAEEPKPDLTSREQDVLTLISDGLSNAQIGDRLYLSPRTVEKYVSSLFRKTDTNNRAELVRFAVDHHMVK, translated from the coding sequence ATGCCCCTGACAATTCTGGTCGCAGAAGACGACGAGGGAACTCGCCTGTCAATTAGCGATTACCTGGAGCTTGAGGGCTACTCGGTTCTTCTAGCTACCGATGGCGAGGATGCCTTTCGGCAAATTTTTGCATATCAGCCCCACCTGCTGATAACAGATATCACCATGCCCCACGTAGACGGGTATGAACTGGTGCAGCGAGTGCGACAGCATCCCGCCTGGCGACTGCTGCCCGTGATCTTCCTATCGGCCCACACCGAAACCGAAAATCGCATCAAGGGCTACCAGATGGGCTGTGATGCTTACCTGCCCAAGCCCTTTGAGCTAGATGAAATCGGCGCAGTCGTGCGCAATCTACTGGAGCGATCGCAGCTGATTCAGGCCGCCTGGATCAACCAAGTCGCCCTCCAAACCGCTCAAGACCGAGCCATGGCCCTCGAAAAGGCCAAGCTCGGAAAGCGAGCGGAAGAACCCAAGCCTGATCTCACCTCCCGAGAGCAAGACGTCCTCACCTTGATTTCCGACGGCCTGTCTAATGCCCAGATTGGCGATCGGCTTTATCTCAGCCCTCGTACCGTCGAAAAATACGTCAGCAGCCTGTTCCGCAAAACCGACACCAACAATCGAGCTGAGCTAGTGCGTTTTGCCGTAGACCACCATATGGTGAAGTAA
- a CDS encoding dTDP-4-dehydrorhamnose 3,5-epimerase produces the protein MGLTAQVQVRKLDSMKGGMAAFYTPQASHETMLVDIPAGTVDDLYVHHFQTDQLLVVKGSLVLVVLQNRQYRYIGLCDRTPQVVTIPPGVPHAAINLSGESCVLVNAVLRHGPTHSREFRPLRRPFPFDLEQARQTWQAELMTVVA, from the coding sequence ATGGGACTTACGGCCCAGGTGCAGGTTCGCAAGCTAGATTCAATGAAGGGCGGGATGGCCGCCTTTTACACCCCCCAGGCCAGCCACGAAACCATGCTGGTAGACATTCCGGCGGGGACAGTGGATGACCTATACGTGCACCACTTCCAGACCGATCAGCTACTGGTGGTTAAGGGCAGTTTGGTGCTGGTGGTGTTGCAAAACCGACAGTACCGCTATATTGGGCTGTGCGATCGCACGCCCCAAGTGGTCACTATTCCTCCGGGCGTTCCCCATGCAGCCATTAACCTCAGTGGAGAAAGTTGCGTTCTAGTCAATGCAGTCTTGCGTCATGGGCCGACCCATTCCCGTGAGTTTCGTCCCCTAAGGCGGCCTTTTCCCTTTGATTTAGAGCAGGCTCGTCAGACATGGCAGGCTGAACTAATGACAGTTGTCGCTTAG
- a CDS encoding glucose-6-phosphate isomerase, giving the protein MNDAAALWQRYRDWLYYNEGLSFYLDVSRMRFDDAFVAQMQPRFQKAFEDMAALEAGAIANPDEDRMVGHYWLRDPDLAPTPELRQDIVDTLVGIEQFASQIRTGVLYPPGQERFTDILSIGIGGSALGPQFVAQALGPDFPPLQIHFIDNTDPEGIDRILARLEDRLATTLVIVTSKSGGTPETRNGMVEVRHCLEQRGLHFSRQAVAVTGVDSGLDRQAKQEGWLATFPMHDWVGGRTSELSAVGLLPAALQGIDIRSILGGAREMDAATRVPDLRQNPAALLALAWYYAGNGKGEKDMVILPYKDSLLLFSRYLQQLVMESLGKEKDLDGNVVYQGIAVYGNKGSTDQHAYVQQLREGVPTFFVTFIEVLKDRVGDSVEIEAGATSGDFLLGLLQGTRQALFENFRDSITLTIPEVNAHTVGALIALYERAVGFYASLVNINAYHQPGVEAGKKAAASVIDLQSKVIQALQASDQPLTLADLAAKVGSLDEVETIYKIVRHLNANQRSVTILGDPGQPDEIKIAVA; this is encoded by the coding sequence ATGAATGATGCTGCGGCGCTCTGGCAACGCTATCGGGATTGGCTCTATTACAACGAAGGGCTAAGCTTTTATCTGGATGTCAGCCGCATGCGGTTTGATGATGCCTTTGTGGCCCAGATGCAGCCCCGTTTTCAAAAAGCCTTTGAAGATATGGCGGCGCTAGAAGCAGGTGCGATCGCAAACCCCGATGAAGACCGCATGGTGGGCCACTACTGGCTGAGAGATCCCGATCTCGCTCCCACCCCCGAACTGCGCCAAGACATCGTCGATACGCTGGTCGGTATTGAGCAATTTGCCAGCCAAATCCGTACCGGAGTGCTTTACCCACCTGGGCAAGAGCGCTTCACTGACATTCTTTCCATTGGCATTGGTGGGTCGGCCCTAGGACCGCAGTTTGTCGCCCAGGCCCTTGGCCCCGACTTTCCGCCCCTACAAATTCACTTTATCGACAACACTGACCCAGAAGGCATTGACCGGATACTGGCGCGGCTAGAAGACCGCCTGGCCACGACCCTAGTGATCGTCACCTCCAAGTCTGGGGGCACCCCCGAAACCCGCAATGGCATGGTTGAAGTGCGCCACTGCTTAGAGCAGCGGGGCCTGCATTTCTCCCGCCAAGCCGTTGCGGTTACCGGCGTCGATAGCGGTCTCGATCGGCAGGCTAAGCAGGAAGGCTGGCTAGCTACCTTCCCCATGCACGACTGGGTGGGTGGGCGCACCTCCGAACTCTCGGCGGTGGGTCTGCTGCCAGCAGCGCTGCAGGGCATCGATATTCGCTCTATCTTGGGCGGAGCGCGAGAGATGGATGCGGCTACCCGAGTTCCCGATCTGCGCCAAAACCCTGCTGCGCTGCTGGCCCTAGCCTGGTACTACGCAGGCAACGGCAAAGGCGAAAAGGACATGGTAATTTTGCCCTACAAAGACAGCCTGTTGCTGTTTAGCCGCTACCTGCAGCAGCTCGTGATGGAGTCGCTAGGCAAGGAAAAAGACCTGGACGGCAACGTGGTTTATCAAGGCATTGCGGTCTATGGCAACAAAGGCAGCACCGACCAGCATGCCTACGTGCAGCAGCTGCGGGAAGGCGTGCCCACCTTCTTTGTCACCTTTATCGAAGTTCTCAAAGACCGTGTGGGAGACTCGGTTGAAATCGAAGCAGGGGCGACCTCGGGCGATTTCCTGTTGGGCTTGCTGCAGGGCACCCGTCAGGCCCTCTTTGAAAACTTCCGAGATTCGATCACGCTGACCATTCCTGAAGTCAATGCCCACACGGTAGGAGCGCTAATTGCCCTCTACGAACGGGCCGTCGGATTTTATGCCTCCCTGGTCAATATCAACGCTTATCACCAACCAGGGGTTGAGGCCGGGAAAAAGGCGGCAGCCAGCGTTATCGATCTCCAGTCCAAAGTGATTCAGGCCCTGCAGGCTAGCGACCAACCGCTAACGCTGGCTGACCTGGCCGCTAAGGTCGGTTCCCTAGACGAGGTAGAGACTATTTATAAAATTGTTCGCCACCTCAACGCCAATCAGAGAAGCGTGACCATTCTGGGAGATCCGGGTCAACCTGACGAGATTAAAATTGCGGTAGCCTAG
- a CDS encoding (2Fe-2S) ferredoxin domain-containing protein, which yields MREATIRPQFLEGTYVGELKSPKGKLKGIRLQTARQEYPIKLPKYLVPILTHELESGSPMRVWVTPKKDTWIALNIIPLSPKELAAESLPIATPSLAQPSKPYCVQVCSKSNCCKRGSSEVYRAMEDAIATNPSLSNIRLEPTGCLKECKKGPCIRLASTGKVFTQVTCENAPAILAEHGPRPQVLR from the coding sequence ATGAGAGAGGCAACAATTCGGCCCCAATTTCTAGAGGGCACGTATGTCGGTGAACTAAAGTCGCCTAAAGGCAAGCTGAAGGGAATTCGGCTGCAAACGGCCCGACAGGAGTACCCAATTAAGCTGCCGAAGTATCTTGTCCCTATCCTGACCCATGAGCTTGAATCTGGCAGCCCCATGCGGGTTTGGGTCACCCCCAAAAAAGATACCTGGATAGCCCTTAATATTATTCCGCTCAGCCCCAAAGAGCTGGCAGCCGAGTCGCTGCCGATCGCAACGCCAAGCCTAGCGCAGCCCAGCAAACCCTACTGTGTTCAAGTCTGTAGTAAGAGCAATTGCTGCAAGCGCGGTAGCAGTGAGGTCTACAGAGCCATGGAGGATGCGATCGCAACCAACCCCAGTCTCAGCAACATTCGTCTAGAGCCCACAGGCTGCCTGAAAGAATGTAAGAAAGGCCCCTGCATCCGCCTGGCCTCTACCGGCAAAGTATTTACCCAAGTAACTTGCGAGAACGCACCAGCAATACTGGCAGAACACGGTCCCCGTCCTCAAGTTCTTCGTTAG
- a CDS encoding DUF547 domain-containing protein yields the protein MINVSPWDEMLQTYVNLQGRVDYRRWQAESASWLEDWLASLSSFDPAALDRQESLALLLNLYNALTVQQVLKRYPIASIQPTWLGIPNWIAFWRFFTRSIYTLNGQQLSLNQIEHGLLRQQYSEPRIHFALVCASTGCPLLRNRAYRADQIEQQLEEDAQRFIQNPQKVRYEAAEQTLYCSKIFKWYRQDFLRVAPSVPDYVQLYLPAAGLSGATTVKYLPYDWSLNQIASSS from the coding sequence ATGATAAATGTTTCCCCTTGGGATGAGATGCTGCAGACTTACGTAAATCTGCAGGGGCGAGTTGACTATCGACGTTGGCAGGCCGAGTCTGCTTCCTGGTTGGAGGACTGGCTGGCTTCTCTCTCATCCTTTGACCCTGCAGCTCTAGATCGACAGGAGAGCCTAGCCCTACTGCTCAACCTTTACAACGCTCTGACCGTTCAGCAAGTGTTAAAACGCTATCCCATTGCCTCGATTCAGCCTACTTGGTTAGGCATTCCCAACTGGATTGCGTTTTGGCGGTTCTTCACCCGGTCAATTTATACCCTTAACGGGCAGCAGCTTAGTCTTAACCAGATTGAGCATGGCCTGCTGCGGCAGCAGTATAGTGAACCTCGCATTCACTTTGCGCTAGTTTGTGCTTCTACCGGCTGCCCTTTGTTGCGCAATCGAGCCTATCGGGCCGACCAGATTGAGCAGCAGCTTGAGGAAGATGCCCAGCGCTTTATCCAAAACCCTCAGAAGGTCAGATATGAAGCGGCTGAGCAGACCCTGTACTGCAGCAAAATTTTTAAGTGGTATCGTCAGGACTTTTTGCGGGTTGCGCCCTCTGTGCCTGACTATGTCCAGCTTTATCTGCCTGCTGCTGGGCTTTCTGGTGCTACCACAGTCAAGTATTTGCCCTATGACTGGAGCCTGAATCAGATAGCCAGTTCGTCTTAA
- a CDS encoding rhodanese-like domain-containing protein translates to MLSFLVSPLRSWVWQLVKTKIRARFPSVKPISTQSLATWLDQAPFPVLLDVRQAEEFAVSHLPGAQHTPNIESAIQTGLAPDQPIVAYCSVGYRSARLVQQLQQAGFSQVYNLEGSIFQWFNEGRRVVQNGETAERVHPYNSLWGMLLTPSRTTPTEAEVEPQQSCR, encoded by the coding sequence ATGCTCAGCTTTCTAGTCAGCCCGTTGCGATCTTGGGTCTGGCAGCTTGTAAAAACCAAAATTCGAGCGCGGTTTCCCTCGGTCAAACCCATCTCAACCCAGAGTCTAGCTACCTGGCTAGATCAAGCGCCCTTCCCGGTTTTGCTAGACGTGCGCCAAGCCGAAGAGTTTGCCGTCAGCCATCTCCCTGGAGCGCAACATACGCCAAATATTGAATCGGCTATTCAAACAGGCCTAGCACCCGATCAGCCTATCGTCGCCTACTGCTCAGTGGGATATCGCTCAGCCCGATTGGTTCAGCAGCTGCAGCAAGCAGGCTTCAGCCAAGTTTATAACCTGGAAGGGTCTATCTTCCAGTGGTTCAACGAAGGCCGCAGAGTCGTGCAAAACGGGGAGACAGCCGAACGAGTACACCCTTACAACAGCCTCTGGGGAATGCTCCTCACACCCAGCCGAACAACTCCTACAGAGGCAGAAGTGGAACCACAGCAATCATGTCGTTAG
- a CDS encoding sugar phosphate nucleotidyltransferase, translating to MPLTRVIGLMPAAGQATRLGPLPMSKELFPLGIQAGTGPKVACHSLLTAMRQAGITEALVILRPGKWDIPAYLGDGALLDMRLGYLTVHVPFGVPFSLNQAYPFVREATVALGFPDILFQPQEAYTKLLARQAAGGADVVLGLFPTDQPEKVGVVEFDKAGRVAAIFEKSQRTDLKYMWAIAVWQPSFTEFLHQFIEAELKQLIGSTVPQTLKQFPSYSEIPIGDVIQAAIGAGLRVEAEVFPTGRYLDIGTPDNLKKAVSGNF from the coding sequence ATGCCACTGACCCGAGTCATTGGGCTAATGCCTGCTGCCGGACAGGCGACCCGCCTGGGGCCGCTGCCGATGAGCAAAGAGCTATTTCCCTTGGGCATTCAAGCTGGGACAGGGCCTAAAGTTGCTTGCCACTCTTTATTAACAGCCATGCGGCAGGCTGGAATTACCGAAGCTCTGGTAATTTTGCGGCCAGGGAAATGGGATATTCCAGCCTATTTAGGCGATGGCGCACTGCTGGACATGCGACTGGGCTATCTCACAGTCCATGTTCCCTTTGGAGTGCCGTTTAGCTTGAACCAGGCCTATCCCTTTGTCCGAGAGGCGACAGTGGCGCTAGGCTTTCCTGATATTTTGTTTCAACCGCAAGAGGCCTACACCAAACTGCTGGCAAGACAGGCAGCGGGGGGAGCCGATGTCGTCTTGGGGCTGTTTCCTACCGATCAGCCGGAAAAGGTTGGTGTTGTTGAGTTTGATAAGGCAGGTCGAGTTGCAGCCATTTTTGAAAAGTCGCAACGTACTGACCTGAAATATATGTGGGCGATCGCAGTTTGGCAGCCCAGCTTCACTGAGTTTTTGCACCAATTTATTGAGGCCGAGCTAAAGCAACTGATTGGCAGCACGGTGCCACAAACACTGAAGCAGTTTCCTTCCTACAGCGAAATTCCTATTGGCGACGTGATTCAAGCCGCTATTGGAGCGGGCTTACGGGTTGAGGCAGAAGTCTTCCCCACCGGGCGCTACCTTGATATTGGCACTCCCGACAATCTGAAAAAGGCAGTCTCCGGCAATTTCTAG
- a CDS encoding 2'-5' RNA ligase family protein, with the protein MGHISFWLVPSEPYLTDFQALIDSLAQAYGATSFLPHVTLQSGPVPASVNLQQAIAVAVRGIPGFTLDVVGVQQSSVFAKTVFVQLQPSDLLLQLAQQIRQALPDSAGYQLNPHLSLLYQTLEPAVRQEIADAMVKNQPLGAIAPPAQIAFNEVQAVAAPDSFQTQADVRQLRCLYRQPLNAESL; encoded by the coding sequence GTGGGTCACATTTCTTTCTGGCTGGTACCGTCTGAACCATATCTAACCGATTTTCAGGCTTTGATCGATAGCTTGGCTCAAGCTTACGGGGCAACCTCCTTTTTGCCTCATGTCACTTTGCAGAGTGGGCCGGTTCCTGCAAGTGTGAACCTACAGCAGGCGATAGCAGTAGCGGTACGGGGTATTCCTGGCTTTACACTAGATGTTGTGGGTGTACAGCAGAGTTCGGTATTTGCTAAAACCGTTTTTGTGCAGCTCCAGCCCAGCGATTTGCTTCTTCAACTGGCTCAGCAAATTCGCCAGGCCTTGCCGGACTCAGCTGGCTATCAGCTCAATCCGCACTTGAGCTTGCTTTATCAAACGCTAGAGCCAGCGGTGCGGCAGGAAATCGCAGATGCCATGGTCAAAAACCAACCCCTAGGTGCTATTGCCCCCCCAGCTCAAATTGCCTTCAATGAAGTGCAGGCTGTTGCAGCGCCTGATTCATTCCAAACCCAGGCAGATGTGCGGCAGCTACGCTGTCTCTACCGTCAACCCCTCAACGCTGAGTCCCTTTAA
- a CDS encoding GNAT family N-acetyltransferase encodes MSEANPFPHADRLPPGCCLRKARAEDSWAIRWRVLQARLDPTQLRWQQFWVIECDKEMIACGQLRQFEGGQELGSLVVAPQWRGRGLGTLLTTHLIQQASGPLYLECLGDRLAHFYYRLSFKPATWDTMPPALQKKFRLSQRISRWLRLPLHVLCYEIPPLQP; translated from the coding sequence ATGTCTGAGGCTAACCCCTTCCCACACGCTGACCGATTGCCGCCAGGGTGCTGCTTGAGAAAAGCTAGGGCAGAAGATAGCTGGGCAATTCGCTGGCGGGTGCTGCAGGCTAGGCTAGACCCGACTCAGCTGCGCTGGCAGCAGTTTTGGGTGATTGAGTGCGATAAGGAGATGATCGCCTGCGGCCAGCTGCGCCAATTTGAGGGGGGCCAAGAGTTGGGCAGTCTGGTGGTTGCGCCCCAGTGGCGAGGCCGAGGCCTAGGCACACTACTGACCACTCATCTGATTCAGCAGGCTAGCGGCCCACTCTACTTGGAATGCTTGGGCGATCGGCTAGCTCATTTTTACTATCGCCTAAGCTTTAAACCGGCTACTTGGGACACTATGCCGCCAGCCCTGCAAAAAAAGTTTCGCCTCTCCCAACGGATTTCTCGCTGGTTGCGGCTGCCGCTGCACGTTCTTTGCTATGAAATTCCCCCACTGCAGCCCTAA
- a CDS encoding methyltransferase domain-containing protein → MENSPNQAWNTDLYQSSHSFVWQYGESLLDLLSPKSGERILDLGCGTGQLTNAIAKRGATTLGTDADADMIAQAQKNFPELQFEVADARYFVMPDAVDAVFSNAVLHWIQEQDWVAERIWQALKPGGRFVAEFGGKGCIQSILDAIHIVRSNLGYGQTTAAPWYFPSVGEYATLLEQQGFEVSLATLFDRPTPLEGETGLANWIFMFAGRFLGDLTMDQQAAVIKAAEDWLRPSMYQNGRWIADYRRLRVVAIKHQTI, encoded by the coding sequence ATGGAAAACTCTCCCAATCAAGCCTGGAATACGGACCTTTATCAAAGCAGCCATAGTTTTGTCTGGCAGTATGGGGAATCGCTGCTGGATTTGCTGTCGCCGAAGAGCGGTGAGCGGATTCTAGATTTGGGCTGTGGTACGGGGCAGCTGACGAATGCGATCGCAAAACGCGGAGCCACCACTCTAGGGACAGACGCGGATGCCGACATGATTGCCCAAGCCCAGAAAAACTTTCCTGAGCTTCAGTTTGAGGTGGCCGATGCCCGCTACTTTGTCATGCCGGATGCAGTCGATGCCGTGTTTTCTAATGCCGTGCTGCACTGGATCCAGGAGCAAGACTGGGTAGCTGAGCGCATCTGGCAAGCGCTAAAGCCAGGGGGAAGATTTGTAGCGGAATTTGGCGGTAAAGGCTGTATTCAGTCGATTTTAGATGCTATTCACATTGTTCGCTCTAATCTCGGCTACGGTCAGACCACCGCAGCTCCCTGGTACTTTCCCAGCGTAGGCGAGTATGCCACCCTGCTAGAGCAGCAGGGATTTGAGGTGAGCTTGGCGACTCTGTTTGACCGCCCTACCCCACTAGAAGGCGAAACAGGCTTAGCTAACTGGATCTTTATGTTTGCTGGACGCTTTTTAGGCGACTTGACTATGGATCAGCAGGCCGCCGTGATCAAGGCAGCAGAGGACTGGCTGCGCCCCTCTATGTATCAGAATGGGCGTTGGATAGCCGACTACCGCCGCCTGCGGGTTGTGGCAATCAAACATCAGACCATCTAA